CGCGGATCGCCTGCGGCACGCGTTGATTTTAAACACTGTATCATTGCTTTAGACCACAGTATTTAAAACAGAGTTACAGCAGGGGCACGGCACGCTGTGCCCTATTGTTTTTCCCGCAGGCTCCATCTCAAAGGGTTATTCATAATATACTCCCGCACCCGGTTTATATCATCGGCCTTGCGGATCACGTGCTCGTGGTAGCCGCGTTGCCAGACAACAATTTCCGAATCACCGCTCAATTCCCGGATACGCCTTGTCACCGCGGACTTGAAATAGCGGACAACGGTTGGCAACGACGCGGGGACCGGCCGTGAGAAAGATTCCGGCGTAGGGGCACGGTGCACCGTGCCCGCGTATTGAAAAATCAATATCCCGTGAAAATGGTCTGGCATAATCACAAACTCATCCAGC
This genomic interval from bacterium contains the following:
- a CDS encoding transposase, with the protein product LDEFVIMPDHFHGILIFQYAGTVHRAPTPESFSRPVPASLPTVVRYFKSAVTRRIRELSGDSEIVVWQRGYHEHVIRKADDINRVREYIMNNPLRWSLREKQ